A region from the Paludicola sp. MB14-C6 genome encodes:
- the murI gene encoding glutamate racemase: MDNRPIGIFDSGLGGLTAVSELKKIMPNENIIYFGDTGRVPYGTRSKETIQKYTKQDIRFLLSKDVKYIIVACGTISSVISDEIVAGLPVSYTGVPIPAVKAAAKATKSGRIGVIGTPATIRSGAYERALGNINNQFSVHANACPLFVPLVESGFTNPDNEVTILVARQYLAPLIEANIDTLILGCTHYPIIKDIIQSVMGEHVRLIDSGQEAARYAFKFLAKQNMLNDAKVIATSEYYISDTVEHFATNATAILKEPVVGHVEKIDIESY, translated from the coding sequence ATGGATAACCGTCCCATTGGTATATTCGATTCCGGACTCGGCGGATTAACTGCTGTTTCGGAATTAAAAAAGATTATGCCAAATGAAAACATCATTTATTTTGGTGATACCGGTCGAGTACCATATGGTACTCGTAGTAAAGAAACCATTCAAAAATATACAAAACAAGACATTCGCTTTTTATTAAGCAAAGATGTGAAATATATAATTGTAGCTTGTGGAACAATAAGTTCTGTCATTTCTGATGAAATTGTTGCTGGGCTCCCTGTTTCCTATACAGGCGTTCCCATTCCAGCGGTAAAAGCTGCTGCAAAAGCAACAAAATCAGGAAGAATCGGTGTAATCGGTACTCCTGCTACCATTCGAAGCGGTGCGTATGAACGTGCACTTGGAAACATTAACAATCAATTTTCTGTTCATGCCAATGCTTGCCCTTTATTTGTTCCTTTAGTTGAAAGCGGATTTACCAATCCCGACAACGAAGTTACCATTTTAGTGGCACGTCAATATCTTGCTCCACTCATTGAAGCAAATATTGATACTTTAATTCTAGGATGTACTCACTATCCAATTATAAAGGATATTATTCAGTCTGTTATGGGCGAACATGTTCGGTTAATTGATTCCGGACAGGAAGCCGCTCGATATGCTTTTAAATTTTTAGCGAAACAAAACATGCTCAACGATGCTAAAGTAATAGCTACCAGTGAATATTATATCAGCGATACAGTTGAACATTTTGCAACAAATGCAACTGCAATTTTAAAAGAGCCTGTTGTCGGCCATGTCGAGAAAATTGACATTGAAAGCTATTAA
- a CDS encoding homocysteine S-methyltransferase family protein: MDIPQSGYLLLDGATATNLYAKGMPKGICIEEYLLNHPELIQELQTEFVAAGSDIIYAPTFSANRAKLQTFGFENHVTEWNKKLVALTKEVANGKKVAGDLSPTGLFIEPYGDTTFAELVDIYKEQASALNEAGVDLFVIETMLSLSESRAAVIACREFNKPIFVTVTINEKGRLLSGATPLTCLITLQELGISAFGINCSCGPESLVECIEELSQFSKIPLIAKPNAGQPNPLLENVYDLSPVMMKNNIARLLEAGASIIGGCCGTTPEHIHEMRELLDTYPPHEKIVPPELPNDMILCNETQLFALDNERIEFTEPIFCEYDMADQFLTAEEDSFDVLLIHLNTVDDANQFIINSHLANLPVCFHSTNEKALVTALFSYQGRCIVDNQSPIEMTYLEQLSKKYGAILY; the protein is encoded by the coding sequence ATGGACATACCGCAATCGGGATATTTACTTTTAGACGGAGCAACTGCTACAAACCTTTACGCTAAAGGAATGCCGAAAGGAATTTGTATCGAGGAGTATCTGTTAAATCATCCCGAACTAATCCAAGAGTTGCAAACGGAATTTGTAGCTGCAGGAAGCGATATTATCTATGCGCCTACCTTTTCTGCAAACCGTGCCAAGCTGCAAACATTTGGATTTGAAAATCATGTTACTGAATGGAACAAAAAATTAGTTGCACTAACAAAAGAAGTTGCAAATGGCAAAAAAGTTGCAGGCGATTTATCACCTACCGGACTTTTTATCGAGCCATATGGGGATACGACTTTTGCTGAATTGGTTGATATCTACAAAGAGCAAGCCTCTGCTTTAAACGAAGCAGGAGTTGACCTGTTTGTAATTGAAACGATGCTTTCATTAAGTGAATCTAGGGCAGCAGTAATCGCTTGCAGAGAATTTAACAAGCCAATATTTGTGACGGTTACCATTAACGAAAAAGGGCGCTTATTATCCGGTGCTACCCCACTTACTTGTCTCATCACGTTACAAGAACTTGGAATTTCCGCTTTTGGTATCAACTGCTCTTGTGGACCGGAATCTTTAGTTGAATGTATTGAGGAACTCTCTCAATTTTCTAAGATACCGTTAATTGCAAAGCCGAATGCAGGTCAACCAAATCCACTGCTTGAAAATGTGTATGACCTTTCACCTGTTATGATGAAAAATAATATAGCAAGACTGCTTGAAGCAGGTGCAAGTATTATTGGAGGTTGTTGTGGAACAACTCCGGAACATATTCACGAAATGCGCGAACTACTTGATACTTATCCACCTCATGAAAAAATTGTTCCACCAGAACTGCCGAATGATATGATTCTATGCAATGAAACACAACTTTTCGCTTTAGATAATGAACGTATCGAATTTACAGAACCTATTTTTTGCGAATACGATATGGCTGACCAATTTCTAACCGCAGAAGAAGATAGTTTTGATGTACTTTTGATTCATCTAAATACTGTAGATGATGCAAATCAATTTATTATAAACTCTCATTTGGCAAACCTTCCGGTATGTTTCCACTCTACCAATGAAAAAGCATTGGTTACGGCTTTATTTTCATATCAAGGTCGCTGTATTGTTGATAATCAATCACCAATTGAGATGACCTATTTAGAACAGTTATCTAAAAAATACGGAGCAATTTTATATTAG
- a CDS encoding DegT/DnrJ/EryC1/StrS family aminotransferase produces the protein MSNYQIPFSPPDITDIEINEVIDTLKSGWITTGPKTKLFEQKIADYCGATKAACLNSATAALELTLHILGIGEGDEVITSAYTYTASASVICHVGATPVLVDVAKDSFQMDYTKLKEAITPKTKAIIPVDIAGVVCDYDTIFSIVKEKADLFTGNSDTAKQIARIAVIADAAHSFGASQNGKHAGSIADFTCFSFHAVKNLTTAEGGAAVFSNTDSKNVDDIYKQYMLLSLHGQSKDALAKTQLGAWEYDIVSPAYKCNMTDIMASLGLGQLQRYDGMLARRKEMITRYNKAFEGTIVKPLTHYDENNASSGHLYVTRLMGKDISFRNNIIIELAKRGISANVHYKPLPLLSAYKNIGFDIQNYPNAFELYQNEITLPLHTKLTDDEIDYVTATLLELLK, from the coding sequence ATGTCAAACTATCAAATTCCATTCTCTCCACCCGATATTACAGATATTGAAATTAACGAGGTTATCGATACTTTAAAATCCGGTTGGATTACAACAGGCCCAAAAACAAAATTGTTTGAGCAAAAAATAGCTGACTATTGCGGTGCAACAAAAGCTGCTTGCCTAAACTCAGCTACTGCGGCACTTGAACTTACTTTGCATATACTCGGAATTGGTGAAGGCGACGAAGTTATTACTTCTGCATATACCTATACGGCATCTGCAAGTGTCATTTGTCACGTTGGAGCTACTCCGGTTTTAGTCGATGTTGCAAAAGACAGCTTCCAAATGGATTATACAAAACTAAAAGAAGCTATTACACCGAAAACAAAAGCAATTATCCCTGTTGATATTGCAGGTGTGGTTTGTGATTACGATACTATTTTTTCTATTGTAAAAGAAAAAGCAGACTTGTTTACAGGTAATAGCGATACTGCCAAGCAAATTGCACGTATTGCAGTTATTGCGGATGCAGCACATTCTTTTGGTGCTTCACAAAACGGCAAACATGCAGGATCAATCGCTGATTTTACTTGTTTCTCATTCCACGCTGTAAAAAATCTTACTACTGCTGAGGGTGGTGCTGCTGTTTTCTCTAATACAGACAGTAAAAATGTAGATGATATATACAAGCAATATATGTTATTATCTCTTCATGGTCAATCCAAAGATGCACTTGCAAAAACTCAGTTAGGTGCATGGGAATATGATATTGTTTCGCCTGCTTACAAATGTAATATGACCGATATTATGGCATCACTCGGTTTAGGACAACTACAACGTTATGACGGAATGTTGGCTCGTAGAAAAGAAATGATTACACGCTATAATAAAGCGTTTGAAGGAACCATTGTCAAGCCGCTTACACACTATGACGAAAACAATGCATCCTCTGGTCATTTATATGTCACTCGGTTAATGGGAAAAGATATTTCATTTCGCAACAATATCATAATAGAATTAGCGAAACGTGGCATTTCAGCAAATGTCCATTATAAACCTCTTCCTTTGCTTTCTGCTTATAAAAATATAGGATTCGATATTCAAAATTATCCGAATGCATTTGAGTTGTATCAAAATGAAATTACCCTACCGTTGCATACAAAATTAACGGATGACGAAATTGACTATGTTACAGCTACGTTGCTTGAACTTTTGAAGTAA
- a CDS encoding HAD hydrolase-like protein, translating to MYKKNVVLFDLDGTVINSKEGIFNSLYYTFDKLGMIEQDEHKLQQFIGPSIGSSFQNLYQMTNEEAIHAVSIYREYYQSKGIYECEPYEGIEELFLHLKQVNKRIAIATKKPEPFAITVMEHLGLAKYMDAICGSDLNEADNSKAHIIQTAADLLKTNEYNEVVMIGDTKYDVIGAKKVNIDCIGVLYGFGSEQELIKHGAIAIAKDMNELNNILCQ from the coding sequence TTGTACAAAAAGAATGTTGTTTTATTCGATTTAGACGGAACTGTAATTAACTCAAAAGAGGGAATTTTTAATTCCTTATACTATACATTTGATAAGCTAGGCATGATAGAACAGGACGAGCATAAGCTCCAACAATTTATCGGTCCTTCCATAGGTTCCTCTTTTCAAAACTTATACCAAATGACCAACGAAGAAGCAATCCATGCGGTTTCAATTTATCGGGAATACTATCAATCCAAAGGCATTTATGAATGTGAGCCTTACGAAGGTATTGAAGAACTGTTCTTACACTTAAAGCAAGTAAATAAACGTATAGCAATTGCGACAAAAAAGCCTGAGCCGTTTGCCATTACCGTTATGGAGCATCTAGGATTAGCCAAATACATGGACGCAATTTGTGGAAGTGACTTAAACGAAGCTGACAACTCAAAAGCTCATATTATTCAAACTGCCGCAGACTTACTCAAAACAAATGAATATAATGAGGTTGTCATGATAGGCGACACAAAATATGATGTCATTGGTGCAAAGAAAGTCAATATTGACTGCATAGGTGTATTATACGGATTCGGCTCTGAGCAAGAGCTTATCAAACATGGCGCAATTGCCATCGCCAAAGATATGAATGAACTTAACAATATATTATGTCAATAA
- a CDS encoding DUF1934 domain-containing protein → MKKNVFIKIKGIQQIEDDQDVTELFTQGLLYKKNNNYYITYDESETTGYEGSTTTLKVEGNDKVTLMRSGNVKSHLIIENGTRNVGHYGTNEGSLMVGVYTKQMDSNLNENGGDIYFRYALDINSTLISENEVFINVKSD, encoded by the coding sequence ATGAAAAAAAACGTATTTATAAAAATAAAAGGTATACAGCAAATTGAGGACGATCAAGACGTAACGGAATTGTTCACCCAAGGTTTATTGTATAAAAAAAATAATAATTATTATATTACTTATGATGAATCCGAAACAACGGGATATGAAGGCAGCACAACCACATTGAAAGTTGAAGGAAACGATAAAGTTACTTTGATGCGAAGCGGAAATGTAAAATCACATTTGATAATCGAAAACGGAACACGTAATGTTGGCCATTACGGAACCAATGAAGGTAGTTTAATGGTTGGTGTTTATACAAAGCAAATGGACTCCAATCTCAACGAAAATGGTGGAGATATCTATTTTCGCTATGCCCTTGATATCAACTCAACTCTCATAAGTGAAAATGAAGTATTTATTAATGTAAAATCTGATTAA
- the pth gene encoding aminoacyl-tRNA hydrolase, giving the protein MLFNKDKSSSIEYLIVGLGNPDKKYENTRHNAGFHAVDKIGEEYNAPLIKLKFKSMIAQATISGHKCLLMKPTTYMNNSGQAVVEAMNFYKVPIENVIVIYDDISLEPSKIRIRRKGSDGGHNGIKSIIYLTGGDNFPRIKLGVGKKPHPDYDLADWVLSNFTKEEQSQMQAAYNSVPEIASYIIEDKIDVAMNQYNA; this is encoded by the coding sequence ATGCTTTTTAATAAGGATAAATCATCTTCCATAGAATATTTGATCGTTGGATTAGGGAATCCCGATAAAAAATATGAAAACACTCGCCATAATGCAGGTTTTCATGCAGTAGATAAAATTGGTGAAGAATACAATGCACCATTAATTAAATTGAAATTCAAATCTATGATTGCGCAAGCTACTATTTCGGGGCATAAATGTTTGCTGATGAAACCAACCACATATATGAACAATAGCGGGCAAGCAGTAGTAGAGGCAATGAATTTTTATAAAGTACCAATTGAGAATGTAATTGTTATATATGATGATATTTCATTAGAACCATCCAAAATTCGAATCCGTCGGAAAGGCAGCGATGGAGGTCATAACGGAATAAAGAGTATCATATATTTAACAGGAGGGGACAACTTTCCACGCATTAAGCTAGGCGTTGGGAAAAAACCGCATCCGGATTATGATTTAGCTGATTGGGTGTTATCAAATTTCACAAAAGAAGAGCAAAGCCAAATGCAAGCGGCATACAATAGTGTACCTGAAATAGCATCTTATATTATTGAAGATAAAATAGATGTTGCAATGAATCAATATAACGCATAA
- a CDS encoding HD domain-containing protein, whose product MKCNTRHSWTSNNRHESVAEHSWRLAVFAYCMKDEFSDINMDKVMLMCLTHDIGEAVTGDIPSFLKTDTHEEKEEFAIYELLDTLDSPQKEELKALFQEMLALETNEAKLYKALDKLEAVMQHNQADLSTWIPIEYELNQTYANEEVEAFPYLKELREILCKETQTKIAFQNRVK is encoded by the coding sequence ATGAAATGTAATACGCGTCATTCATGGACATCCAATAATCGCCATGAGAGTGTTGCCGAACATAGCTGGCGGTTGGCGGTGTTTGCTTATTGTATGAAAGATGAATTTTCTGATATAAACATGGATAAAGTAATGCTTATGTGCTTAACTCATGACATTGGTGAAGCAGTAACAGGCGATATACCATCATTTCTAAAAACAGATACACACGAGGAAAAAGAAGAATTTGCAATTTATGAATTGCTTGATACATTAGATAGTCCGCAAAAAGAAGAACTGAAAGCGCTGTTTCAAGAAATGTTAGCTTTAGAGACGAATGAGGCAAAGCTATATAAAGCATTAGATAAACTTGAAGCGGTTATGCAGCATAATCAAGCAGATTTATCTACATGGATACCGATTGAATATGAACTCAATCAGACTTACGCAAACGAAGAAGTAGAAGCGTTTCCATATCTAAAAGAGCTGCGAGAGATTCTTTGCAAAGAAACGCAAACAAAAATTGCTTTTCAAAATAGAGTGAAATAA
- a CDS encoding D-alanine--D-alanine ligase family protein — protein sequence MSDNNSHSSNKLNLGIIFGGASSEYDVSLMSATSVLKNIDSEKYNIYKIGITKEGVSFLYNGEIEEIQKNNWQGAHCVPCVISPDRSHHGIIVLGDSTKIIRLDVIFPVLHGKNGEDGTFQGLMALANIPYVGCDTLSSACCMDKAVTKTIFDNAKINNAKWECVLQYQYNKDQEACFRRIEENLGYPCFVKPANAGSSVGITKATDRSSLIKAFELAFIHDKKVVIEQNIKGKEIECAVLGNEAPIASVLGEIVPCNDFYDYDAKYLANKTVTHIPARIDASVAETIKSIAIQAYLALGCEGFSRVDFFLTENNEIILNEINTIPGFTSISMYPQLFAASGIPYTKLIDRLIELALERK from the coding sequence ATGTCCGATAATAACAGCCATTCCTCAAACAAATTAAACCTGGGTATCATTTTTGGTGGCGCATCAAGTGAATACGATGTTTCCCTGATGTCTGCGACTTCCGTTTTAAAAAATATAGATTCTGAAAAGTATAATATATATAAAATTGGAATTACCAAAGAGGGTGTTTCTTTCCTTTATAATGGAGAGATTGAAGAAATTCAAAAAAACAACTGGCAAGGCGCTCATTGTGTGCCTTGTGTAATCAGTCCTGATCGCTCTCATCATGGTATTATTGTGTTAGGCGATTCAACTAAAATCATTCGCTTAGATGTTATATTCCCTGTATTACATGGTAAAAATGGTGAAGACGGAACCTTTCAAGGCTTAATGGCTCTTGCTAACATTCCTTACGTTGGTTGCGATACACTTTCTTCTGCTTGCTGTATGGATAAAGCTGTTACCAAAACTATTTTTGACAATGCAAAAATCAATAATGCAAAATGGGAATGTGTTTTACAATATCAATATAATAAAGACCAAGAAGCTTGTTTCCGACGTATTGAAGAAAATTTAGGTTATCCTTGCTTTGTGAAACCTGCTAATGCTGGTTCATCTGTTGGTATTACCAAAGCTACTGACCGTTCTTCTTTGATCAAAGCTTTTGAACTTGCCTTTATTCACGATAAAAAAGTGGTAATTGAACAAAATATTAAAGGAAAAGAAATCGAATGTGCCGTTTTAGGCAATGAAGCCCCAATCGCATCTGTATTGGGGGAGATTGTTCCTTGTAACGATTTTTATGATTATGATGCAAAATATCTTGCAAATAAAACTGTTACACATATTCCTGCTCGTATTGACGCATCCGTTGCAGAAACAATCAAAAGCATTGCAATTCAAGCTTATTTAGCATTGGGCTGCGAAGGGTTCTCTCGAGTAGATTTCTTTTTAACTGAAAACAACGAAATTATTCTAAATGAAATCAATACAATTCCGGGATTCACTTCAATCAGTATGTATCCTCAGCTATTTGCTGCAAGCGGAATTCCTTATACAAAACTGATTGACCGTTTAATTGAACTTGCTCTAGAAAGGAAATAA
- a CDS encoding LCP family protein, whose protein sequence is MARSKKSIWVFFVSAGISFIVFGTVFVIFFYITDATKIDKNQEGIPYISQYVPSPKESINVLVVGCEQENYPPSFEMLFCYDAPNGIIYVSSFPIQSISTVGIREDTLEGHYDYQGLQGSVIATENLLSIPIDRYVRLNKEGVSNLVDFFGGIDYELTEDLAVGEETFVKGKQLLDGRRVSTLLFQKKEKDVYHTSLQEELITKLIQQRFNQSLADKYAKFSSAFFYNTETNLNQYDFALRQKGICSKMQLDSVVVKKLPIRGNYTQEKTKFTPTEQSLNEVKTVLQAIKREQQPSS, encoded by the coding sequence TTGGCTAGATCAAAAAAAAGCATTTGGGTGTTTTTTGTTTCGGCAGGAATAAGCTTTATTGTCTTTGGAACAGTATTTGTAATATTCTTTTATATAACCGATGCCACTAAGATTGATAAAAATCAGGAGGGTATTCCGTATATTAGTCAATATGTCCCTTCGCCGAAGGAAAGTATAAATGTCCTTGTGGTTGGATGTGAGCAAGAGAATTATCCCCCTTCTTTTGAAATGCTTTTTTGCTATGATGCACCCAATGGAATCATATATGTAAGTTCCTTTCCAATACAATCGATATCTACAGTGGGAATTCGTGAAGATACATTAGAAGGTCATTATGATTATCAGGGATTGCAAGGTAGTGTAATTGCGACAGAAAACTTACTATCGATTCCAATTGATCGCTATGTGCGCTTGAATAAAGAAGGTGTATCTAATCTTGTCGATTTCTTCGGTGGAATTGATTATGAGCTTACCGAAGATTTGGCAGTAGGAGAAGAAACCTTTGTAAAAGGAAAACAACTGCTGGATGGTAGACGAGTCAGTACGTTGTTGTTTCAAAAAAAAGAGAAGGATGTATATCATACATCATTACAAGAGGAATTGATAACAAAGTTAATTCAACAACGATTTAATCAGTCATTAGCTGATAAATATGCAAAGTTCAGTTCTGCATTTTTTTATAATACGGAAACAAACTTAAATCAATATGATTTTGCATTACGCCAAAAGGGAATTTGCAGTAAAATGCAGTTGGATAGTGTAGTTGTAAAAAAGCTTCCAATTCGAGGCAACTATACTCAGGAGAAAACAAAGTTTACTCCAACGGAACAAAGCTTAAACGAAGTTAAAACAGTATTACAAGCAATAAAGCGTGAACAGCAGCCGAGTAGTTGA
- the argS gene encoding arginine--tRNA ligase: MKLVNPVSDATKELREVILAALGRAVANNELSNEPIPAFNIEIPADKNNGDFATNVAMVSARAFKLPPRKIAEIIANAMVLEGTSFERVEVAGPGFINVFLSRSWFSNVVSSIDENKDDYGKTSYGENKKVLVEFVSANPTGPMHIGNARGGAIGDGLASVLDWAGYDVKREFYVNDAGNQINKFAISLETRYLQLYLNDIEMPEDAYQGEDIINHAKAFAAIHGDKFVDVSSEERKDALVAYALPLNIKGLHDDLLKYRIEYDNWFLESTLHKNDEVSKVVALLKEKGHTYESEGATWFKATEFGADKDFVLVRSNGVPTYVVPDIAYHYNKLVTRGFDKAIDVLGADHHGYVPRLKAALQALDIDPSRLDVVLMQMVRLVRGSEIIKASKRSGKAITLVTLLDEVPIDAARFHFNLREANSHFDFDLDLAVEQSSQNPVYYVQYAHARICSILLNLGAEGITPKAAKECNLDLLNAAEEVELIRHLSIFPNEIIEASKSYDPPRITRYAIDLATLFHKFYNACRVKSDDKELMYARLALCMAVKTTIKNVLTLLKIDAPTSM; the protein is encoded by the coding sequence ATGAAACTTGTCAACCCCGTATCTGATGCAACAAAAGAATTGCGTGAGGTTATATTAGCCGCTCTTGGAAGAGCTGTTGCGAACAACGAACTTTCAAATGAACCTATTCCAGCTTTTAATATTGAAATTCCTGCTGATAAGAATAATGGCGATTTTGCAACTAACGTCGCTATGGTATCTGCTAGAGCTTTTAAATTACCACCAAGAAAAATTGCAGAAATTATTGCGAACGCAATGGTGTTAGAAGGAACCAGCTTCGAAAGAGTAGAGGTTGCCGGTCCAGGATTTATCAACGTATTTTTAAGCCGCAGTTGGTTTTCCAACGTTGTTTCTTCTATTGATGAAAACAAAGATGATTATGGAAAAACAAGCTATGGCGAAAACAAAAAGGTATTAGTTGAATTTGTTTCTGCAAATCCTACCGGACCAATGCACATTGGCAATGCGCGCGGTGGTGCAATCGGTGATGGATTAGCCTCTGTTTTAGATTGGGCTGGCTATGATGTAAAAAGAGAATTCTATGTAAATGATGCGGGTAACCAAATTAACAAATTTGCTATCTCTTTAGAAACAAGATATCTACAGCTTTATCTAAATGATATTGAAATGCCAGAAGATGCATATCAAGGCGAAGATATTATCAACCATGCTAAAGCATTTGCGGCAATTCATGGTGATAAATTCGTTGATGTTTCATCTGAAGAGCGCAAAGATGCTTTGGTTGCTTATGCACTTCCTTTAAATATCAAAGGCTTACATGATGATTTATTAAAATATCGTATTGAATATGATAATTGGTTCTTAGAATCTACTCTTCATAAAAATGATGAAGTAAGCAAAGTAGTTGCTCTTTTAAAAGAAAAAGGTCACACATACGAATCAGAAGGTGCAACTTGGTTTAAAGCAACCGAGTTTGGCGCAGATAAAGATTTTGTATTGGTACGCTCCAATGGCGTTCCAACTTATGTTGTACCAGATATAGCTTATCATTACAATAAATTGGTTACTCGTGGGTTTGATAAAGCAATTGACGTTTTAGGCGCAGATCATCACGGATATGTTCCAAGACTGAAAGCTGCTTTGCAAGCACTCGACATTGATCCATCCAGATTGGATGTTGTTTTAATGCAAATGGTTCGTTTGGTTCGTGGAAGCGAAATTATCAAAGCAAGCAAGCGTTCCGGTAAAGCGATTACATTGGTTACTTTATTAGATGAAGTTCCAATTGATGCTGCAAGATTCCATTTCAACCTAAGAGAAGCAAATTCTCATTTTGACTTTGACTTAGATTTAGCAGTAGAACAATCTTCTCAAAATCCGGTTTACTACGTTCAATATGCACATGCTAGAATTTGCAGCATATTATTGAATTTAGGAGCAGAAGGAATTACCCCTAAAGCTGCAAAAGAATGTAACCTTGATTTATTAAATGCTGCAGAAGAAGTTGAGCTTATTCGCCATCTTTCTATTTTCCCTAATGAAATAATCGAAGCATCAAAATCATATGACCCACCAAGAATTACTCGTTATGCAATTGACCTTGCTACTTTATTTCATAAGTTTTATAACGCTTGCAGAGTAAAATCTGATGATAAAGAGCTGATGTATGCAAGACTTGCACTTTGCATGGCAGTTAAAACCACAATTAAAAATGTATTAACCCTTTTGAAAATTGACGCACCAACATCTATGTAA